A window of Synechococcus sp. MEDNS5 contains these coding sequences:
- the secA gene encoding preprotein translocase subunit SecA has protein sequence MLKLLLGDPNARKLKRYQPIVSDINLLEEEVSPLSDDELRQRTAEFRQRLDNAGSLENQRPVLDELLPEAFAVVREAGKRVLGMRHFDVQLIGGMVLHEGQIAEMKTGEGKTLVATLPSFLNALTGRGVHVVTVNDYLARRDAEWMGQVHRFLGLSVGLIQQDMTPAERRRNYGCDITYATNSELGFDYLRDNMAADINEVVQREFQYCVIDEVDSILIDEARTPLIISGQVERPQEKYQKAAEVASALTRAAEMGKDGIDPEGDYEVDEKQRSCTLTDEGFAKAEQMIGVADLYDPQDPWAHYITNALKAKDLFTRDVNYIVRDGEAVIVDEFTGRVMPGRRWSDGQHQAIEAKEALAIQPETQTLASITYQNFFLLYPRLAGMTGTAKTEETEFEKTYKLETTIVPTNRVRARQDWVDQVYKTEEAKWRAVAKETAEVHQQGRPVLVGTTSVEKSELLSALLAEEDIPHNLLNAKPENVEREAEIVAQAGRSGAVTIATNMAGRGTDIILGGNSDYMARLKLREVLLSRLVRPEEGHRPPVPLQRSGAEGGGGFAAKAAPASGPHGHAPSEARAIGSLYPCQLTEHTDQALADLAKDLVKAWGDRALTVIELEDHIATAAEKAPTDDPAIAALRSAIARVKGEYDDVVKQEEQRVREAGGLHVIGTERHESRRVDNQLRGRAGRQGDPGSTRFFLSLGDNLLRIFGGDRVAGLMNAFRVEEDMPIESGMLTRSLEGAQKKVETYYYDIRKQVFEYDEVMNNQRKAVYSERRRVLEGRELKKQVVGYGERTMNEIVEAYVNPDLPPEEWDVTQLVSKVQEFVYLLDDLQPDQLQGLSMEELKAFLQEQLRNAYDLKEGQIEDQRPGLMREAERFFILQQIDTLWREHLQSMDALRESVGLRGYGQKDPLIEYKNEGYDMFLDMMTNMRRNVIYSMFMFQPAPPAGQTAGQRTTA, from the coding sequence ATGCTCAAGCTGCTGCTGGGTGATCCCAATGCCCGCAAGCTGAAGCGCTATCAGCCAATTGTGTCTGATATCAACTTGCTCGAGGAGGAGGTGTCCCCCCTCAGCGACGACGAGCTGCGTCAGCGCACCGCTGAGTTCCGGCAGCGCCTGGACAACGCCGGCAGCCTCGAGAATCAGAGGCCCGTGCTCGATGAGCTGCTGCCGGAGGCTTTTGCCGTGGTGCGCGAGGCCGGCAAGCGCGTGCTGGGCATGCGCCATTTCGACGTGCAGCTGATCGGCGGCATGGTGCTGCATGAGGGGCAGATCGCTGAAATGAAAACTGGCGAGGGCAAAACCCTCGTGGCCACCCTGCCCAGCTTTCTCAATGCCCTCACCGGCCGCGGCGTGCACGTGGTGACCGTGAACGACTACTTGGCGCGCCGTGACGCGGAGTGGATGGGGCAGGTGCACCGCTTTCTGGGCCTGTCGGTGGGTCTGATCCAGCAGGACATGACTCCCGCCGAGCGCCGCCGCAACTACGGCTGCGACATCACCTACGCCACCAATTCAGAGCTTGGGTTCGACTACCTGCGCGACAACATGGCCGCCGACATCAACGAGGTGGTGCAGCGGGAATTCCAGTACTGCGTGATCGATGAGGTGGATTCAATCCTGATCGATGAAGCGCGCACGCCTCTGATTATTTCCGGCCAGGTGGAGAGGCCCCAGGAGAAGTATCAGAAGGCGGCGGAAGTGGCTTCAGCCCTCACCCGGGCCGCTGAGATGGGCAAAGACGGCATCGATCCCGAGGGTGATTACGAAGTCGATGAGAAGCAGCGCAGCTGCACCCTCACCGATGAGGGCTTTGCCAAGGCCGAGCAGATGATCGGCGTGGCCGATCTCTACGACCCGCAGGATCCCTGGGCCCACTACATCACCAATGCCCTCAAGGCCAAGGACCTGTTCACCCGCGATGTGAATTACATCGTGCGCGATGGCGAGGCGGTGATTGTGGATGAGTTCACCGGCCGGGTGATGCCCGGGCGCCGCTGGAGTGATGGTCAACATCAGGCGATCGAGGCCAAGGAAGCCCTGGCGATCCAGCCCGAAACCCAGACCCTGGCCTCAATCACCTACCAGAACTTCTTCCTGCTCTACCCCCGTCTGGCTGGGATGACCGGCACGGCCAAAACCGAGGAAACTGAGTTCGAAAAAACCTACAAGCTCGAAACCACCATCGTGCCCACCAACCGGGTGCGGGCCCGCCAGGACTGGGTGGATCAGGTGTACAAAACTGAAGAGGCCAAGTGGCGGGCCGTGGCCAAGGAAACCGCCGAGGTACACCAGCAGGGCCGGCCGGTGTTGGTGGGAACCACCAGCGTGGAGAAGAGCGAGCTTCTCAGTGCCCTGCTGGCGGAAGAGGACATCCCCCACAACCTGCTCAACGCTAAACCGGAGAACGTGGAGCGGGAAGCCGAGATCGTGGCCCAGGCCGGCCGCTCCGGTGCGGTGACCATCGCCACCAACATGGCCGGCCGCGGCACCGACATCATCCTCGGCGGCAACAGCGATTACATGGCCCGCCTCAAGCTGCGCGAGGTGCTGCTCTCCAGGCTGGTGCGCCCGGAGGAGGGTCACCGTCCGCCCGTGCCCCTGCAGCGCAGCGGTGCTGAGGGTGGCGGCGGCTTCGCTGCTAAGGCAGCCCCCGCCAGCGGCCCCCATGGCCATGCCCCCAGTGAGGCCCGGGCCATCGGCAGCCTCTACCCCTGCCAGCTCACGGAGCACACCGATCAGGCCCTGGCCGATCTGGCCAAGGATCTGGTGAAGGCCTGGGGCGATCGGGCGCTCACGGTGATCGAACTGGAGGACCACATCGCCACGGCGGCGGAAAAAGCCCCCACCGACGACCCCGCCATTGCAGCCCTGCGGTCGGCCATCGCTCGCGTGAAGGGTGAATACGACGACGTGGTGAAGCAGGAGGAGCAACGGGTGCGCGAGGCCGGTGGTCTGCACGTGATCGGCACTGAGCGCCATGAATCCCGCCGGGTGGACAACCAGTTGCGCGGCCGGGCCGGCCGGCAGGGCGATCCAGGGTCCACCCGTTTCTTCCTCTCCCTGGGGGACAACCTCCTGCGCATCTTCGGGGGGGACCGGGTGGCCGGACTGATGAATGCCTTCCGGGTGGAGGAAGACATGCCGATCGAATCGGGCATGCTCACCCGCTCCCTGGAGGGAGCTCAGAAGAAGGTGGAGACGTACTACTACGACATCCGCAAGCAGGTGTTCGAGTACGACGAGGTGATGAACAACCAGCGCAAGGCGGTGTATTCCGAGCGTCGCCGGGTGCTTGAGGGTCGTGAGCTCAAGAAGCAGGTGGTCGGCTACGGCGAGCGCACCATGAACGAGATCGTGGAGGCCTATGTGAATCCGGACCTGCCACCGGAGGAATGGGATGTAACCCAGCTGGTGAGCAAGGTGCAGGAATTCGTGTATCTACTCGACGACCTCCAGCCCGATCAGCTGCAGGGCCTGTCCATGGAGGAGCTCAAGGCATTTCTCCAGGAGCAACTTCGCAATGCGTATGACCTCAAGGAAGGCCAGATCGAAGACCAGCGTCCGGGCCTGATGCGCGAAGCCGAGCGTTTCTTCATTCTTCAGCAGATTGACACGCTCTGGCGGGAACACCTGCAGTCGATGGATGCCCTGCGCGAATCGGTGGGTTTGCGCGGCTATGGCCAGAAGGACCCCCTGATCGAATACAAGAACGAGGGGTATGACATGTTCCTAGACATGATGACCAACATGCGCCGCAACGTGATCTATTCCATGTTCATGTTCCAGCCCGCACCTCCGGCGGGTCAGACGGCGGGTCAGCGAACGACGGCCTGA
- the ribH gene encoding 6,7-dimethyl-8-ribityllumazine synthase, which translates to MATFEGRFTDVQGLRIAVVVARFNDLVTGKLLSGCLDCLGRHGVNTAADSEQLDVAWVPGSFELPVVAQQLALSGRYQVLITLGAVIRGDTPHFDVVVAEASKGIASVARDTGVPVIFGVLTTDTMQQALERAGIKSNLGWSYGLQALEMGSLMKTLPTPSRVD; encoded by the coding sequence ATGGCCACTTTTGAAGGGCGTTTCACCGATGTACAGGGCCTGCGCATCGCCGTCGTGGTTGCCCGTTTCAACGACCTGGTTACTGGCAAGCTCCTGAGTGGCTGCCTGGATTGCCTCGGCCGGCATGGCGTGAATACGGCTGCAGACAGTGAGCAGTTGGATGTGGCCTGGGTGCCCGGATCGTTTGAATTGCCTGTGGTGGCCCAGCAGCTGGCCCTCAGTGGTCGTTATCAGGTTTTGATCACCTTGGGCGCGGTCATCCGCGGTGATACGCCCCACTTCGATGTTGTTGTGGCCGAAGCAAGTAAGGGGATTGCTTCTGTGGCGCGGGATACCGGCGTGCCGGTGATCTTCGGGGTGCTGACGACTGACACGATGCAACAGGCTCTGGAACGGGCTGGCATCAAGAGCAATCTGGGCTGGAGTTATGGCCTGCAGGCCCTGGAGATGGGGTCGTTGATGAAAACCCTGCCCACTCCTTCAAGAGTGGATTGA
- a CDS encoding GNAT family N-acetyltransferase, with translation MTRYRLLEHAPGAPGLRWFGLGPDLRPTRGLLKLQRLLRKHAFWAQDRNQYQLKRMLAGSTVVVSLWRGKRLVGFGRATSDGIHRAVLWDVVVAGDLQGRGLGRRVVEALLSASAIRKAERVYLMTTNSAGFYQQLGFDIADHQQLLVRRQ, from the coding sequence ATGACCCGCTACCGACTGCTTGAGCATGCCCCTGGAGCGCCAGGCCTGCGCTGGTTTGGCCTTGGTCCTGATCTGCGGCCTACCCGCGGACTGCTCAAGCTGCAGCGGTTGTTGCGCAAACACGCCTTCTGGGCGCAGGACCGAAACCAATACCAACTGAAGCGCATGCTGGCTGGCAGCACGGTGGTGGTAAGCCTCTGGCGCGGCAAGCGCTTGGTGGGCTTCGGGCGGGCGACCAGCGACGGCATCCACCGGGCTGTGCTCTGGGATGTGGTGGTGGCCGGCGATCTTCAGGGCCGAGGCCTAGGCCGGCGCGTGGTGGAAGCTCTGCTCAGCGCCAGCGCGATCCGCAAGGCGGAACGGGTGTATCTGATGACCACGAACAGCGCCGGCTTCTACCAGCAACTGGGATTTGACATAGCCGACCATCAACAATTGCTGGTGAGGCGGCAGTAA
- a CDS encoding dienelactone hydrolase family protein, which translates to MPVFSEVPLSSGWCCINDGPVPLRCWWSPAEAESLETNALRERAVLVLPEVFGVNAWVRSVVDRFAAAGVSALAMPLFARTAPELDLSYGEMQLVEGRGHKSATTAAGLLADGAAAISWMRRQLNDPQAQITVVGFCFGGHAALLMATLPEVDRTFDFYGAGVVQGRPGGGAPTLDGLPQVKGELTCLFGLADPLIPKADRDAIETALKQADPTGQRFRCVSFPGADHGFMCEARAAYQPEAAAHGWRLLLEAFSR; encoded by the coding sequence ATGCCAGTTTTTTCAGAAGTACCTTTGTCGTCCGGTTGGTGCTGCATCAATGACGGGCCGGTGCCCCTGCGTTGCTGGTGGTCGCCGGCAGAGGCCGAGTCGCTTGAAACGAATGCGTTGCGGGAGCGTGCCGTTCTCGTGCTACCTGAGGTATTCGGCGTGAATGCCTGGGTGCGGTCCGTGGTCGATCGCTTCGCCGCCGCAGGAGTGTCGGCACTGGCCATGCCCCTGTTTGCGCGCACCGCTCCAGAGCTCGATCTGAGCTATGGCGAGATGCAACTGGTCGAGGGCCGCGGCCACAAGAGCGCCACCACAGCGGCAGGACTTCTCGCTGATGGGGCGGCGGCCATCAGCTGGATGCGCAGGCAGCTCAACGACCCTCAGGCGCAGATCACCGTGGTGGGCTTTTGCTTTGGAGGGCATGCGGCTCTGCTGATGGCCACCCTGCCCGAGGTGGATCGCACCTTCGATTTTTATGGTGCCGGTGTGGTTCAGGGCCGTCCGGGTGGCGGTGCGCCCACGCTGGATGGCTTGCCTCAGGTGAAAGGGGAGCTCACTTGCCTGTTCGGGCTGGCCGACCCTTTGATTCCCAAGGCGGATCGGGACGCCATTGAAACGGCTCTGAAACAGGCCGACCCCACCGGACAGCGTTTCCGTTGCGTCAGTTTTCCTGGCGCCGATCACGGCTTCATGTGCGAGGCTCGCGCTGCCTATCAGCCAGAGGCCGCAGCGCACGGTTGGAGGCTGTTGCTGGAGGCGTTCAGCCGTTAG
- the cysE gene encoding serine O-acetyltransferase produces MFKHIRADLAIIRERDPAARGPLEILLCYPGFQALSLHRLSHRLWRSRLPLKLAARLLSQLGRNLTGVEIHPGARIGHGVFIDHGMGVVIGETAEVGDRCLLYQGVTLGGTGKDHGKRHPTLANNVVIGAGAKVLGAIEVGANTRIGAGSVVVRDVEADCTVVGIPGRVIHQSGVRINPLAHSALPDAEASVIRNLMERIDQLEGQVRSLQENLRIMAAASGRPLREARNGQAQNLKDREILEFLGD; encoded by the coding sequence ATGTTCAAGCACATCCGCGCCGACCTGGCGATCATCCGCGAACGGGATCCAGCGGCGCGAGGCCCGCTGGAAATTCTGCTGTGTTACCCGGGCTTTCAAGCCCTGAGCCTGCACCGGCTCAGCCACCGGCTCTGGCGCTCCAGACTCCCCTTGAAGCTGGCGGCCCGCCTGCTCAGCCAACTGGGCCGCAATCTCACCGGTGTGGAGATCCATCCCGGCGCCCGAATCGGCCATGGTGTGTTCATCGACCATGGAATGGGCGTAGTGATCGGCGAGACCGCCGAAGTAGGTGACCGCTGCCTGCTGTATCAAGGGGTGACCCTTGGGGGCACGGGCAAGGACCACGGCAAGCGCCATCCCACCCTGGCCAACAACGTGGTGATCGGCGCCGGCGCCAAGGTGCTGGGGGCGATCGAGGTGGGCGCCAACACCCGCATCGGTGCCGGATCGGTGGTAGTGCGCGACGTGGAGGCCGATTGCACGGTGGTGGGGATCCCTGGGAGGGTGATCCACCAAAGCGGCGTGCGCATCAACCCTTTGGCCCACTCCGCTTTACCGGACGCGGAAGCCAGTGTGATCCGCAACCTGATGGAGCGGATCGATCAACTCGAGGGCCAGGTGCGCAGCTTGCAGGAGAATCTGCGAATCATGGCTGCCGCCAGTGGTCGCCCCCTGCGGGAGGCGCGCAACGGCCAGGCCCAGAACCTCAAGGACCGGGAGATCCTCGAGTTCCTGGGAGATTGA
- a CDS encoding glycosyltransferase: MLREWPPGYGGIERVAHELAEVWGGTVWSFDAQGRGWAEQDALPVTYKRRRLFCTPSIGRLVLPLPSRALWALLTSSHPLHGHLPSPGVLLLLVLARFVRPKRRITAHWHFFFEPRGSLRQRVFGFYQWLALRVVAQLSGVVTTSPLLRDELVRSGCHSNRLIVLPCCLSAEQENQGLAIQRLPPSSIVKDPMRVLFIGRLGSYKRLDWLMESLSQLITPWCLDVVGDGPSRAAFEAMASDLFSSSTLGEVQFFGQSSELDKNHRLRLADVLVLPSDSSNEAFGIVQLEAMASGLPALAFQLPRSGMGWVGELPDLPWSQNQKDLGMVLQRLADDPLLRCHLGAQARQRYVDVFSRKIWLDQLTQWTHA, from the coding sequence GTGCTGCGTGAATGGCCTCCTGGGTATGGCGGCATTGAGCGAGTGGCTCATGAATTGGCTGAGGTCTGGGGGGGGACGGTTTGGAGTTTTGACGCCCAGGGCCGCGGCTGGGCTGAGCAAGATGCTCTTCCCGTTACGTACAAGCGCCGCCGACTCTTCTGTACGCCATCGATTGGTCGGTTGGTGCTGCCTCTGCCATCACGAGCACTGTGGGCACTCTTGACGTCTTCTCATCCTTTGCATGGTCATCTGCCATCGCCAGGGGTGCTCTTGCTGCTTGTCCTTGCCCGGTTCGTGAGACCCAAACGTCGGATCACAGCACATTGGCATTTCTTTTTTGAGCCCCGAGGAAGTCTTCGCCAACGCGTCTTTGGTTTCTATCAATGGCTGGCTTTGAGGGTAGTTGCGCAACTTTCGGGTGTTGTGACAACGTCACCGTTGCTTCGTGATGAACTCGTTCGTTCTGGATGTCATTCGAATCGCTTGATCGTCCTTCCTTGCTGTCTCAGCGCAGAGCAAGAAAACCAAGGTTTGGCGATTCAGCGGCTTCCTCCATCTTCAATAGTAAAAGATCCGATGCGAGTGTTATTTATTGGTCGCTTGGGTAGTTACAAGCGGTTGGATTGGCTGATGGAGAGTCTCAGTCAGCTAATAACCCCTTGGTGTCTTGATGTGGTGGGCGATGGGCCTTCTCGAGCTGCATTCGAAGCTATGGCCAGTGATCTGTTTTCTTCCAGCACGCTCGGGGAAGTGCAATTTTTTGGACAGTCATCAGAGCTTGATAAAAATCATCGCCTACGGCTTGCTGATGTTTTGGTGTTGCCATCGGATAGCTCCAATGAAGCGTTTGGCATCGTTCAATTGGAGGCCATGGCTTCAGGGCTTCCAGCACTTGCGTTCCAGCTTCCGCGCTCTGGTATGGGGTGGGTCGGAGAGTTGCCTGATTTGCCATGGTCACAAAATCAGAAAGATTTGGGAATGGTTTTGCAGCGATTGGCTGACGACCCATTGCTTCGTTGTCATCTCGGTGCCCAAGCTCGACAGCGTTATGTCGATGTTTTTTCTCGAAAAATTTGGCTGGATCAGCTCACCCAGTGGACGCATGCCTGA
- a CDS encoding GntR family transcriptional regulator gives MRFHIQQESDIPASTQLYNQICFAIAARHYPPGHRLPSTRQLAMQTGLHRNTISKVYRQLETDGVVEAMAGSGIYVRDQQKPREIRTPMSPRNRGVTDLDREVRKCVDGLLNAGCTLQQTRDLLTREIDWRLRCGARVLVSTPREDIGASMLIAEELEPCLDVPVEVVPMEELESVLESASNGTVVTSRYFLQPVEELAKQHGVRAVAVDLNDFRAELAMLKELRGGSVVGLVSISPGILRAAEVILHSMRGNELLLMTATPDVNSRLLALLRASSHVLCDRPSLPLVEQSLRQNRSQLMRMPQVHCAESYLSTDTIELLRKEIGLQTA, from the coding sequence GTGCGATTCCACATCCAGCAGGAAAGCGACATCCCGGCGTCGACCCAGCTCTACAACCAGATCTGTTTCGCGATCGCGGCCCGGCACTACCCACCAGGTCATCGCCTGCCCAGCACCCGTCAACTGGCCATGCAAACCGGCCTACACCGCAACACCATCAGCAAGGTGTATCGCCAGCTGGAAACCGATGGCGTGGTGGAAGCCATGGCCGGCTCGGGCATCTACGTGCGCGACCAGCAGAAGCCCCGCGAGATCCGCACACCGATGAGCCCGCGCAACCGCGGGGTGACCGACCTCGACCGGGAAGTGCGCAAATGCGTGGACGGGCTGCTGAATGCGGGCTGCACCCTGCAGCAGACCAGGGATCTGCTCACCCGGGAGATCGACTGGCGACTGCGCTGTGGCGCCCGGGTGCTGGTCAGCACCCCCCGGGAAGACATCGGCGCTTCGATGCTGATCGCCGAAGAACTGGAACCCTGCCTGGATGTGCCGGTGGAGGTGGTTCCGATGGAGGAGCTCGAAAGCGTGTTGGAGAGCGCCAGCAACGGCACTGTGGTGACCAGTCGCTATTTCCTGCAGCCGGTGGAGGAACTCGCCAAACAGCACGGGGTCCGTGCAGTGGCGGTGGACCTCAACGACTTCCGCGCTGAACTGGCCATGCTCAAGGAGTTGCGTGGTGGCAGCGTTGTGGGCCTGGTAAGCATCAGCCCGGGCATCCTGCGGGCTGCCGAGGTGATCCTGCACAGCATGCGCGGCAACGAGCTGCTGCTGATGACCGCCACTCCGGATGTGAACAGCCGCCTGCTCGCCCTGCTGCGGGCTTCCAGCCACGTGCTCTGCGACCGCCCCAGCCTGCCGCTGGTGGAGCAGAGCCTGCGGCAGAACCGCTCCCAGCTGATGCGCATGCCCCAGGTGCACTGCGCCGAGAGCTACCTGAGCACCGACACCATCGAACTGCTGCGCAAGGAAATCGGCTTGCAAACCGCCTGA
- the infC gene encoding translation initiation factor IF-3 produces the protein MPPRPRFDRRAPVRELPNINDRISYPQLRVVDADGTQLGVIDREKALEVAQERELDLVLVSEKADPPVCRIMDYGKYKFEQEKKAKEAKKKSHQTEVKEVKMRYKIDQHDYDVRIGQAQRFLKAGDKVKCTVIFRGREIQHTALAETLLRRMAKDLEEPAEIQQPPKREGRNMIMFLTPRKTPLVKKDAKDEPATRAVRTITAPPRPTAARLASKPGGNG, from the coding sequence ATGCCACCACGTCCCCGTTTTGACCGCCGTGCTCCCGTCCGGGAGCTCCCCAACATCAACGACCGCATCAGCTACCCCCAGCTTCGGGTGGTGGATGCAGATGGCACCCAGTTGGGCGTGATTGACCGGGAGAAAGCGCTGGAGGTGGCGCAGGAACGGGAGCTCGATCTGGTGCTGGTCAGCGAAAAGGCCGATCCGCCGGTGTGCCGGATCATGGATTACGGCAAGTACAAGTTCGAACAGGAGAAAAAGGCCAAGGAGGCCAAGAAGAAATCGCACCAGACCGAAGTCAAAGAGGTCAAGATGCGTTACAAGATCGATCAGCACGACTACGACGTGCGGATTGGTCAGGCCCAGCGTTTCCTCAAAGCGGGCGACAAGGTGAAGTGCACGGTGATCTTTCGCGGCCGGGAGATTCAGCACACGGCGCTGGCGGAAACCCTGCTGCGTCGAATGGCCAAGGATCTTGAAGAGCCAGCTGAGATCCAGCAGCCCCCGAAGCGGGAAGGCCGCAACATGATCATGTTTCTCACACCGCGGAAGACGCCGCTGGTGAAAAAAGACGCCAAGGATGAGCCCGCCACCAGGGCCGTGCGCACGATCACCGCGCCGCCCCGGCCCACCGCGGCCCGGCTCGCGAGCAAGCCCGGGGGCAACGGCTAA
- the miaA gene encoding tRNA (adenosine(37)-N6)-dimethylallyltransferase MiaA — protein sequence MPHTSPETEAQSDGNTPLVVVLLGPTASGKTALALELAERFALEIINVDSRQLYRGMNVGTAKPSPAQQARIRHHLLDLRDPDEPITLQEFQQEALRAVNHSLTTRGAAFLVGGSGLYLKALTAGLRPPAVAPQPALRRQLAHLGQSVCHQLLTRADPDAALRIASADAVRTQRALEVLYATGAPMTGQSSASPPPWRVLELGLNPADLRQRISERTQALYCQGLVEETRHLRERYGADLPLLQTIGYDEALQVLDGTLSQQAAIAQTTRRTQQFAKRQRTWFRRQHQPHWLADDNPLSEAGRLIEAGLG from the coding sequence ATGCCTCACACCAGCCCTGAGACGGAGGCTCAAAGCGACGGCAACACTCCCCTCGTGGTGGTGCTGCTCGGCCCCACCGCCAGCGGCAAAACCGCCCTCGCTCTGGAGCTGGCCGAGCGGTTCGCCCTGGAGATCATCAACGTGGATTCCAGGCAGCTCTACCGCGGGATGAACGTGGGCACGGCCAAGCCCAGCCCGGCGCAACAGGCCCGCATCCGCCACCATCTGCTCGACCTGCGCGACCCCGACGAACCGATCACCTTGCAGGAGTTCCAGCAGGAGGCGCTGCGAGCTGTGAATCACAGCCTGACCACGCGCGGCGCCGCTTTTCTGGTCGGCGGCAGCGGGCTTTATCTCAAGGCCCTCACCGCTGGGCTGCGTCCCCCCGCCGTGGCTCCCCAACCGGCGCTGCGCCGGCAACTAGCGCACCTTGGCCAATCGGTGTGCCACCAGCTACTGACGCGCGCCGATCCAGACGCGGCCCTGCGCATTGCCAGCGCTGATGCGGTGCGCACCCAACGGGCCCTGGAGGTGCTCTACGCAACGGGAGCGCCGATGACCGGCCAGTCCAGTGCCAGTCCGCCGCCCTGGCGCGTGCTGGAGCTAGGGCTCAATCCCGCCGACCTGCGCCAGCGCATCAGTGAACGCACCCAGGCCCTTTACTGCCAGGGACTGGTGGAAGAGACGCGCCATCTGCGCGAGCGCTACGGCGCTGACCTGCCCCTCCTGCAGACCATTGGCTACGACGAAGCCCTGCAAGTGCTCGACGGCACTCTCAGCCAGCAAGCAGCGATCGCCCAAACCACCCGGCGCACCCAGCAATTCGCCAAACGACAGCGCACCTGGTTCCGACGCCAGCACCAGCCCCACTGGTTAGCCGATGACAATCCCCTGAGTGAAGCCGGCCGACTGATCGAGGCGGGTCTAGGGTGA